A single region of the Aeromonas hydrophila subsp. hydrophila ATCC 7966 genome encodes:
- the mshJ gene encoding MSHA fimbrial biogenesis protein MshJ: MSLKEQWQAWADKIAALSQRERVLILLTGVVVVGAVAIYGWLDGAAVRLEQERLALSTAQRDLEIMDLENQGKQAKLARDPDLHVRTQLAQLDGELGKLDAELKAQTVDLIQAHEMPAVLEALLSRSANLHMVALTSLTPEPLMAGEQRINLFKHGIRLKLEGGYFDVYQYLKALEGLPRHFYWKQFDYQVQEYPKAVVEMEIYTLSTSKEFIRG, encoded by the coding sequence ATGAGCCTGAAAGAGCAGTGGCAGGCCTGGGCCGACAAGATCGCCGCCCTTAGCCAGCGCGAGCGAGTACTGATCCTGCTGACCGGGGTGGTCGTGGTTGGCGCCGTTGCCATCTATGGCTGGCTGGATGGGGCCGCGGTGCGGCTGGAGCAGGAGCGGCTGGCGCTGAGCACTGCTCAGCGGGATCTGGAGATCATGGATCTCGAGAACCAGGGCAAGCAGGCCAAACTGGCGCGGGATCCGGATCTGCACGTGCGTACCCAGCTGGCACAGCTGGATGGCGAGCTGGGTAAGCTGGACGCCGAGCTGAAGGCCCAGACGGTGGATCTGATCCAGGCCCACGAGATGCCGGCCGTGCTGGAGGCCCTGCTGTCGCGCTCCGCCAATCTGCACATGGTGGCACTCACTTCGCTGACGCCGGAGCCGCTGATGGCGGGCGAGCAGCGCATCAACCTGTTCAAGCACGGCATCCGGCTCAAGCTGGAAGGCGGCTATTTCGATGTGTATCAGTATCTCAAGGCGCTGGAGGGGCTGCCGCGCCACTTCTACTGGAAACAGTTTGACTACCAGGTGCAGGAGTATCCCAAGGCGGTGGTGGAGATGGAGATCTACACCCTCAGCACCAGCAAGGAGTTTATCCGTGGCTAG
- the mshK gene encoding MSHA fimbrial biogenesis protein MshK, with the protein MARWFPLWACLFSLLAQAQPELLQDPTAPLSGATSGASATGQREAGLPRLQSIMLGNGPALAVLNGSSYRVGQQVDGYRVVAIGADAVVLEKGGKRQSLTLFASKVRI; encoded by the coding sequence GTGGCTAGATGGTTTCCCCTGTGGGCGTGTCTGTTCAGTCTGCTGGCCCAGGCGCAGCCCGAGCTGTTGCAGGATCCCACCGCCCCTTTGAGCGGCGCGACCAGCGGCGCCAGTGCAACCGGCCAGCGCGAGGCCGGTCTGCCCAGGCTGCAGAGCATCATGCTGGGCAACGGCCCGGCACTGGCGGTGCTCAACGGCAGCAGTTATCGGGTCGGCCAGCAGGTCGACGGTTATCGTGTGGTGGCCATAGGTGCAGATGCCGTGGTGCTGGAGAAGGGGGGCAAGCGCCAGTCGCTGACCCTGTTTGCCAGCAAGGTCCGGATCTGA
- the mshL gene encoding pilus (MSHA type) biogenesis protein MshL, whose product MKKHHLCLISAAVLTAGCTSYRHPEPVQAKDALRHAMTEQNKGGALTSVPKSVQSELLQLNRPPQAISMPEPRLRIAAHDVDAVEFFGSLFKGSRYSVAVHPGVAGQISVELKDVTLTEVLAVVGDMYGFDVQRKGNVFHVYPAGLRTETIPVNYLMMSRRGLSRTSVSTGGVASNDNNSSNNNNFDNANNSTNNSTSNRSSNGSSNSDSNGTRIETDTSSDYWTDLRDTLQTLIGSGDGRAVITSPQAGLVTIRAYPKELKAVREFLNQSESHLKRQVVLEARILEVALNEGYEQGVDWSGLSASWDGNKGITGGGSLTPSTIANTPNQIFSALGGGAGFKISDGNFNVAVNLLKTQGDVNTLSSPRVTATNNQKAVIKVGTDEYFVTNASTTTTTSGTSAPIVTPNVELTPFFSGIALDVTPQIDEEGKVLLHIHPSVIDTEEQKKTIDVGTADPLILPLAKSSIRESDTVVQANNGDIIVIGGLMKTDKQEIVSKVPLLGDIPWVGEAFTNRRESTKKVELVILLKPTVVEKDTWQNELQRSSELLDKWYPPKG is encoded by the coding sequence ATGAAAAAACATCATCTCTGCCTGATCTCCGCCGCCGTGCTGACGGCAGGCTGTACCAGCTATCGGCACCCCGAACCCGTGCAGGCCAAGGACGCACTCAGGCATGCCATGACCGAGCAGAACAAGGGCGGGGCGCTGACCAGCGTACCCAAGTCGGTACAGAGCGAACTGCTGCAGCTCAATCGTCCACCCCAGGCCATCAGCATGCCGGAACCGCGGCTGCGGATTGCTGCCCACGACGTGGATGCGGTGGAGTTTTTCGGCTCCCTGTTCAAGGGCTCCCGCTACAGCGTGGCGGTGCACCCCGGGGTGGCCGGCCAGATCTCGGTCGAGCTCAAGGACGTGACCCTGACCGAAGTGCTGGCGGTGGTGGGCGACATGTATGGCTTCGACGTGCAGCGCAAGGGCAACGTGTTCCACGTCTATCCGGCCGGGCTGCGCACCGAGACCATCCCGGTCAACTACCTGATGATGTCCCGGCGCGGTCTCTCCCGCACCTCGGTCAGCACCGGCGGGGTGGCCTCTAACGACAACAACAGCAGCAATAACAACAACTTCGATAACGCCAACAACAGCACCAACAACAGTACCAGCAACCGCTCGTCCAACGGCAGCTCAAACAGCGACAGCAACGGCACCCGCATCGAGACCGACACTAGCAGCGACTACTGGACCGATCTGCGCGACACCCTGCAGACCCTGATCGGCAGCGGCGACGGCCGCGCCGTCATCACCAGCCCGCAGGCGGGCCTGGTGACTATCCGGGCCTATCCGAAGGAGCTCAAGGCGGTGCGCGAGTTCCTCAATCAATCAGAGAGCCACTTGAAGCGCCAGGTGGTGCTGGAGGCGCGGATCCTGGAGGTGGCCCTCAACGAGGGTTACGAGCAGGGGGTGGACTGGAGCGGTCTCTCCGCCAGCTGGGATGGCAACAAGGGCATCACCGGTGGTGGTTCGCTGACACCGAGCACGATTGCCAACACCCCGAACCAGATCTTCAGCGCTTTGGGTGGCGGGGCCGGCTTCAAGATTTCCGACGGCAACTTCAACGTGGCGGTCAATCTGCTCAAGACCCAGGGGGACGTGAATACCCTCTCCAGCCCGCGGGTGACGGCGACCAACAACCAGAAGGCGGTGATCAAGGTAGGGACCGACGAGTATTTCGTCACCAACGCCTCCACCACGACCACAACCTCAGGCACATCGGCACCGATAGTCACGCCCAATGTAGAGCTGACTCCCTTTTTCTCCGGCATCGCGCTGGACGTGACGCCGCAGATCGACGAAGAGGGCAAGGTGCTGCTGCATATCCACCCCTCCGTCATCGACACCGAAGAGCAGAAGAAAACCATCGATGTCGGCACGGCGGACCCCTTGATCCTGCCACTGGCCAAGAGCTCGATCCGCGAGTCCGATACCGTGGTGCAGGCCAACAATGGCGACATCATCGTCATCGGCGGCCTGATGAAGACCGACAAGCAGGAGATCGTCAGCAAGGTGCCGCTGCTGGGGGACATTCCCTGGGTCGGCGAGGCTTTCACCAACCGCCGGGAAAGCACCAAGAAGGTGGAGCTGGTGATCCTGCTCAAGCCGACCGTGGTGGAGAAGGACACCTGGCAGAACGAACTGCAGCGCTCCTCCGAGCTGCTCGACAAATGGTATCCGCCCAAGGGCTGA
- the mshM gene encoding MSHA fimbrial biogenesis protein MshM: MYLNHFGLQEAPFGLTPNTGFYYGLPPHEEALQVLNWALAQGEGFIKVTGEVGTGKTLLCRKLLSELGSEERPVRLAWLPNPHLNPAELRIALALELGLAVRDQSELDLTDRIHRHLIALHQQGSRVVVLIDEAQALPDETLEAIRLFGNLETESSKLLQIVLFGQPELDARLAKPYLRQLRQRIGFSYCLRPLRFDETRAYLEHRLQISGYRGAPLFGGRALRQLWRASRGIPRLINILAQKCLMLAYGQGARQIDSRLVRLAVRDTDDARRFVPRRWWPLVLLLGCALAYGVWQ, from the coding sequence ATGTACCTGAACCACTTCGGTTTGCAGGAGGCTCCCTTCGGCCTCACCCCCAACACCGGTTTCTATTACGGGCTGCCCCCGCACGAGGAGGCGCTGCAGGTACTCAACTGGGCGCTGGCGCAGGGGGAGGGCTTCATCAAGGTGACCGGCGAGGTCGGCACAGGCAAGACCCTGCTCTGCCGCAAGCTGCTGAGCGAACTGGGCTCCGAGGAGCGGCCGGTGCGTCTGGCCTGGTTGCCCAACCCCCATCTCAACCCGGCCGAGCTGCGCATCGCCCTGGCGCTGGAGCTGGGACTGGCGGTGCGGGATCAGAGCGAGCTGGATCTGACCGATCGCATCCATCGCCACCTCATTGCCTTGCATCAGCAGGGGAGCCGGGTGGTGGTGCTGATCGACGAGGCGCAGGCGCTGCCGGACGAGACGCTGGAGGCGATCCGGCTGTTTGGCAACCTGGAGACCGAATCGAGCAAGCTGCTGCAGATCGTGCTGTTCGGACAGCCCGAGCTGGATGCCAGGCTGGCCAAGCCCTATCTGCGCCAGCTGCGCCAGCGGATCGGTTTCTCCTACTGCCTGCGGCCGCTGCGTTTCGATGAAACCCGGGCCTACCTGGAGCACAGATTGCAGATTTCCGGTTATCGCGGGGCCCCGCTGTTTGGCGGCCGGGCGCTGCGCCAGCTGTGGCGTGCCTCGCGCGGTATTCCGCGACTCATCAACATACTGGCGCAGAAGTGCCTGATGCTGGCCTATGGCCAGGGGGCGCGCCAGATCGATAGCCGGCTGGTGCGGCTGGCCGTACGCGACACCGACGATGCCCGCCGCTTCGTGCCGCGGCGCTGGTGGCCACTCGTACTGCTGCTGGGCTGCGCCCTCGCTTATGGAGTCTGGCAATGA
- the mshN gene encoding MSHA fimbrial biogenesis protein MshN, with translation MSVINQMLKDLEQRQQGGEGAVYVPPVRQQGWWMLLLTLICGLALGILGWRTWIYWQQSQRVVEARQLQAAGEPTPDAIARAVPAAVPASAEQEPVDQVVALPTPRHLATSPTAEPQQAEERTADDADVAAIDEEGPSDEELQPDLYAELAAEQEAPAAAPRKPGVLKIETVNLSEAELATLAERKATTAMAKGQLRDAQDNYYQVLAHDPRNQGAREQLAGLLYGEGRLSEASQLLEEGLRFDPEQADFRLLLARLAISGGDQLKALGWLTGHRPDLASNLDYYATWAGLSQELGQHAEAADLYVKLLRQQPDQGRWWLGLGVAEDGQGHSQRALDAYRNAQLHGNLGEASTSWLEQRIAQLAP, from the coding sequence ATGAGCGTGATCAATCAGATGCTCAAGGATCTGGAGCAGCGCCAGCAGGGGGGCGAGGGGGCTGTCTATGTGCCACCCGTGCGCCAGCAGGGCTGGTGGATGCTGTTGCTGACCCTGATCTGCGGGCTGGCCCTCGGCATTCTGGGCTGGCGTACCTGGATCTACTGGCAGCAGAGCCAGCGGGTCGTCGAGGCCCGCCAGCTGCAGGCGGCCGGCGAACCCACACCGGACGCCATCGCCCGCGCGGTTCCCGCAGCGGTGCCGGCCAGTGCAGAACAAGAGCCGGTGGATCAGGTGGTGGCGCTGCCAACCCCGCGCCACCTTGCCACCTCGCCTACCGCCGAGCCGCAGCAGGCGGAGGAGCGCACAGCCGATGACGCTGACGTGGCTGCCATCGATGAGGAGGGGCCGAGCGACGAGGAGCTGCAACCCGATCTCTATGCCGAGCTCGCGGCGGAGCAGGAGGCCCCCGCGGCCGCGCCGCGCAAGCCCGGCGTGCTCAAGATAGAGACGGTCAACCTCTCCGAGGCCGAACTGGCCACCCTGGCCGAGCGCAAGGCCACCACTGCCATGGCCAAGGGACAGCTGCGCGATGCCCAGGACAACTACTATCAGGTGCTGGCCCACGATCCGCGCAATCAGGGGGCGCGCGAGCAGCTGGCGGGCCTGCTCTACGGCGAGGGGCGGCTGAGCGAGGCGAGCCAGTTGCTGGAAGAGGGGCTCAGATTCGATCCCGAACAGGCCGATTTCCGGCTGCTGCTGGCGCGGCTCGCCATCAGCGGCGGCGATCAGCTCAAGGCGCTCGGCTGGCTGACCGGCCATCGACCGGATCTGGCCAGCAATCTGGATTATTACGCCACCTGGGCCGGGCTCAGCCAGGAGTTGGGTCAGCATGCCGAGGCGGCGGATCTTTACGTGAAATTGTTGCGCCAGCAGCCGGATCAGGGCCGCTGGTGGCTCGGGCTCGGCGTGGCCGAAGATGGCCAGGGCCACAGCCAGCGGGCGCTGGATGCCTATCGCAATGCCCAGTTGCACGGCAACCTGGGCGAGGCGTCGACCAGCTGGCTCGAACAGCGGATTGCCCAGCTCGCCCCCTGA
- the mshE gene encoding MSHA fimbrial ATPase MshE: MAQPRLKMRLGDLLVQEQIISDDQLQLALQQQRQTGRKLGTTLIDLGFISEVQLLQFLARQLDVPFFDLNNLTIDASAVPLLPEVQARRYRALAVNLTDNKVTVAMSDPADLSALDAIAALLRPREMGLAVAREGQLLEYFDRLYRRTREIESFAEQLHEEYQDAGFELGSSNLGAGDEGEATVAKLLRSLFEDAVQVGASDIHIEPDEKVLRIRQRIDGILHENILSEVRIAQALVLRLKLVAGLDISEKRLPQDGRFNMKVRGRDVDVRMSTMPVQYGESVVMRLLDQSSGILSLTETGMPPEILTRFRRQLKRPHGMILVTGPTGSGKTTTLYGALSELNQASQKIITVEDPVEYRLPRVNQVQVNPKIGLTFSHVLRSTLRQDPDILLVGEMRDNETVEIGLRGAITGHLVLTTLHTNDAVTSALRLIDMGAPGYLVASALRAVVAQRLVRRVCEHCVEEKAPDEGQATWLTVLSGEAPGQHVYHKGRGCQSCNFTGYAGRIGVYELLELDQPMMDSLRRNDAEGFAKAARQHPHYRPLALTALDYARQGITSVDEVLRLAEDLG, encoded by the coding sequence ATGGCACAACCCAGACTGAAAATGCGCCTCGGCGACCTGCTGGTACAAGAGCAGATCATCTCGGATGATCAGCTGCAGCTCGCCCTGCAGCAGCAGCGTCAGACCGGCCGCAAGCTGGGCACCACCCTGATCGATCTCGGCTTCATCAGCGAGGTGCAACTGCTGCAGTTTCTCGCCCGCCAGCTGGATGTGCCCTTCTTCGATCTCAACAACCTCACCATAGATGCGTCGGCGGTGCCGCTGCTGCCGGAAGTGCAGGCGCGCCGCTATCGTGCGCTGGCGGTCAACCTCACCGACAACAAGGTGACGGTGGCCATGTCGGATCCGGCCGACTTGAGCGCCCTCGACGCCATCGCGGCGCTGCTGCGCCCGCGGGAGATGGGGCTGGCGGTGGCGCGGGAAGGCCAGCTGCTGGAGTATTTCGACCGCCTCTATCGTCGCACCCGCGAAATAGAGAGCTTCGCCGAACAGCTACATGAGGAGTATCAGGACGCCGGCTTCGAGCTGGGTTCCAGCAATCTGGGGGCGGGTGACGAGGGGGAGGCGACGGTGGCCAAGCTGCTGCGCTCCCTGTTCGAGGATGCGGTGCAGGTGGGGGCCTCCGATATTCACATCGAGCCGGACGAGAAGGTGCTGCGCATTCGCCAGCGCATCGACGGCATCCTGCACGAGAACATCCTGAGCGAGGTGCGTATCGCCCAGGCGCTGGTACTGCGCCTCAAGCTGGTGGCCGGCCTCGATATCTCCGAGAAGCGGCTGCCGCAGGATGGCCGCTTCAACATGAAGGTGCGCGGCCGCGACGTGGATGTGCGGATGTCGACCATGCCGGTGCAGTACGGTGAATCCGTGGTGATGCGGCTGCTGGACCAATCCTCCGGCATCCTGTCGCTGACCGAGACCGGCATGCCGCCGGAGATCCTGACCCGCTTCCGGCGCCAGCTCAAGCGACCCCACGGCATGATCCTGGTGACGGGCCCAACCGGTAGCGGCAAGACCACTACCCTCTACGGCGCCCTCTCCGAGCTCAACCAGGCCAGCCAGAAGATCATCACGGTGGAAGATCCGGTGGAATATCGGCTGCCCAGGGTCAATCAGGTTCAGGTCAATCCCAAGATCGGGCTGACCTTCTCCCACGTGCTGCGCTCCACCCTGCGCCAGGACCCCGACATCCTGCTGGTGGGCGAGATGCGGGACAACGAAACGGTGGAGATCGGCCTGCGCGGCGCCATCACAGGTCACCTGGTGCTGACCACGCTGCACACCAACGATGCGGTGACCAGCGCCCTGCGCCTCATCGACATGGGGGCTCCCGGCTATCTGGTGGCGAGCGCGCTGCGGGCGGTGGTGGCTCAGCGGCTGGTGCGGCGGGTGTGCGAGCACTGCGTCGAGGAGAAGGCGCCGGATGAAGGCCAGGCCACTTGGCTGACCGTGCTCTCCGGCGAAGCGCCGGGCCAGCACGTCTATCACAAGGGGCGCGGCTGCCAGAGCTGCAACTTCACCGGCTATGCCGGCCGGATCGGGGTGTACGAGCTGCTGGAGCTGGATCAGCCCATGATGGACTCCCTGCGCCGCAACGACGCCGAAGGGTTTGCCAAGGCGGCCCGCCAGCACCCGCACTACCGGCCGCTGGCGCTGACCGCGCTCGATTACGCCCGCCAGGGGATCACCTCGGTGGACGAGGTGCTGCGGCTGGCGGAGGACCTGGGGTAA
- the mshG gene encoding MSHA fimbrial biogenesis protein MshG produces the protein MSSFAYKGRDSQGNAVSGVVDAANEMAAAEQLMRRGVMPTELKPGKAKAAALDWSLLLERGVRLDELVVFSRQMYALTRAGIPILRAIAGLEESAHSKPLKRALHALGEDLGNGRPLSSSMQAHPRVFSSLFVAIIHVGENTGQLEEAFLQLANYFELELETRKRIKTAMRYPSFVLIAIGIAMVILNIMVIPVFAGMFAKFGVELPLATRILLATSHFFVHYWWVMLGVLLAMVFGWRRWVSTVKGKLTWHRWQLKLPIVGTIIERSLLARFARSFSMMLKAGVPLNTALSLVADAVDNAWMAGRIRDMRAGIERGESLLRTAGSSGLFTPLVMQMIAVGEETGQVDDLLHEAAEYYEREVDYDLKSLTARIEPILIGIVAVMVLILALGIFTPMWDMMRAVRGK, from the coding sequence ATGAGCAGCTTCGCCTACAAGGGGCGCGACAGCCAGGGCAATGCCGTCAGCGGGGTGGTGGACGCGGCCAACGAGATGGCTGCGGCCGAGCAGCTAATGCGCCGCGGCGTGATGCCGACCGAGTTGAAACCCGGCAAGGCGAAGGCGGCCGCCCTCGACTGGTCGCTCTTGCTGGAGCGGGGCGTGCGGCTGGACGAGCTGGTGGTGTTCAGCCGCCAGATGTATGCCCTGACCCGGGCCGGCATCCCCATCCTGCGCGCCATCGCCGGGCTGGAGGAGAGCGCCCACAGCAAGCCGCTCAAGCGGGCGCTGCACGCGCTGGGAGAGGATCTGGGCAACGGTCGGCCGCTGTCGAGCTCGATGCAGGCCCACCCCAGGGTGTTCAGCAGCCTGTTCGTGGCCATCATCCACGTGGGGGAGAACACGGGTCAGCTGGAAGAGGCGTTCTTGCAGCTTGCCAACTATTTCGAGCTGGAGCTGGAAACCCGCAAGCGGATCAAGACCGCCATGCGCTACCCCAGCTTCGTGCTGATTGCCATCGGCATCGCCATGGTGATCCTCAACATCATGGTGATCCCGGTCTTTGCCGGCATGTTCGCCAAATTTGGCGTCGAGCTGCCGCTGGCGACCCGGATCCTGCTCGCCACCTCCCACTTCTTCGTGCACTACTGGTGGGTGATGCTCGGCGTGTTGCTGGCCATGGTGTTTGGCTGGCGGCGCTGGGTGAGCACGGTCAAGGGCAAGCTGACCTGGCACAGATGGCAGCTCAAGTTGCCGATCGTCGGCACCATCATAGAGCGCTCCCTGCTGGCCCGCTTTGCCCGCAGCTTCTCCATGATGCTCAAGGCCGGGGTGCCGCTCAACACGGCGCTGAGCCTGGTGGCCGATGCGGTGGACAACGCCTGGATGGCGGGCCGGATCCGCGACATGCGGGCCGGCATCGAGCGGGGTGAGAGTCTGCTGCGCACCGCCGGCAGCAGCGGCCTGTTCACCCCGCTGGTGATGCAGATGATCGCGGTGGGGGAAGAGACCGGCCAGGTCGATGATCTGCTGCACGAGGCAGCCGAGTATTACGAGCGGGAGGTGGACTATGACCTCAAGAGTCTCACCGCCCGGATCGAGCCGATCCTGATCGGGATCGTGGCGGTCATGGTATTGATCCTGGCGCTGGGTATCTTCACGCCGATGTGGGACATGATGCGGGCCGTACGCGGCAAGTAA
- the mshB gene encoding MSHA fimbrial major subunit MshB produces the protein MTTTRLVPRYSGVVSPHRAAGFSLIELVIVIVILGILAVTALPRFLDVTDEAKKASVEGVSGGFATGVSLVRAQWEAEGRAKQDSLNTVLYDGSRFYLTTPTDTQVSNGELSPGYPMDTSAGGGIDVDPANLTAPRCLKIWEGLLQNPPKATASFSEVRGSGNDLKYYVSVTNNGLDSVCRYYLVNSLSKGSDGKYQDPQGSTDAFMSFSYRPASGQVTTNIN, from the coding sequence ATGACAACAACGCGACTGGTACCAAGATATTCCGGTGTGGTGAGTCCCCATCGGGCAGCGGGTTTCTCGTTGATCGAGCTGGTGATCGTCATCGTCATCCTGGGGATCCTGGCGGTCACCGCCTTGCCCCGCTTTCTCGATGTCACGGACGAAGCCAAGAAAGCCAGTGTGGAGGGGGTCTCCGGCGGGTTTGCCACCGGCGTGTCGCTGGTACGGGCTCAATGGGAGGCCGAAGGGCGCGCCAAGCAGGACAGCCTCAATACCGTGCTCTATGACGGTTCACGTTTTTATCTGACCACGCCGACCGACACCCAGGTCAGCAACGGCGAGCTCTCCCCCGGTTATCCCATGGATACCTCGGCCGGTGGCGGCATCGACGTGGATCCGGCCAACCTGACGGCCCCGCGCTGTCTCAAGATTTGGGAGGGTCTGCTGCAGAACCCACCCAAGGCTACCGCCAGCTTCAGCGAGGTGCGTGGTAGCGGCAATGACCTGAAATACTATGTCAGTGTGACCAATAACGGCCTGGACTCGGTCTGCCGCTACTATCTGGTCAATAGTTTGAGTAAGGGTAGTGATGGCAAGTATCAGGATCCGCAAGGCAGTACTGATGCATTCATGAGTTTCAGTTACCGTCCGGCTTCCGGTCAGGTGACCACCAATATCAATTGA
- a CDS encoding prepilin-type N-terminal cleavage/methylation domain-containing protein yields the protein MKKQAGFTLIELVIVIIILGILAVTAAPKFLNLQDDAKKSAAQGVQAAVSSSAQLVYSKSALEGKERASSAVVTGSDGTEIKTVYGYPEATDDGIKNAVTIDGSWSGKASANNSYVFSTSSSKCTVNYTAASETSAAATTLNGCD from the coding sequence ATGAAAAAACAGGCGGGTTTTACCCTGATCGAACTGGTCATCGTGATCATCATTCTGGGTATCCTGGCAGTGACCGCTGCTCCCAAGTTCCTGAATTTGCAGGATGATGCCAAGAAGTCCGCTGCTCAGGGCGTACAGGCCGCAGTCAGCAGCTCAGCTCAGCTGGTTTACAGCAAGTCAGCACTGGAAGGTAAAGAGCGTGCTAGTAGCGCAGTGGTTACTGGTTCTGACGGTACAGAGATTAAAACTGTCTATGGTTATCCGGAAGCAACCGATGATGGGATCAAGAATGCAGTCACCATTGATGGTTCTTGGAGTGGTAAAGCGTCTGCTAATAACTCCTATGTCTTCTCGACCAGTAGTTCCAAATGTACTGTGAATTACACTGCTGCATCCGAAACTTCCGCCGCAGCGACAACTTTGAACGGTTGTGATTGA
- the mshC gene encoding MSHA fimbrial minor subunit MshC, with translation MRRGFTLIELVIVILLLGILAAFAVPKLLGKGGFETQTLRDELLTRLRLVQTINMHEPADRCTQLVVEASRFAHITLAVAGGACPDPGPMTDWSDNQRTRGRLVTPSAGMAVSLNNASSFVIRFDQMGRPFGSCATGCTLLVSDGRETGRLKIESEGYIHESP, from the coding sequence ATGCGCAGAGGCTTCACTCTGATTGAACTGGTTATTGTGATCCTGTTGCTGGGGATTCTGGCCGCCTTTGCCGTGCCCAAATTGCTGGGCAAAGGCGGCTTTGAAACCCAAACCCTTCGTGATGAGCTGCTGACCCGGCTGCGGCTGGTGCAGACCATCAACATGCATGAACCCGCCGACCGCTGTACCCAGCTGGTGGTGGAGGCTTCCCGTTTTGCCCATATCACGCTGGCGGTTGCCGGTGGGGCATGCCCGGATCCTGGCCCCATGACCGACTGGAGCGACAATCAGCGCACCCGTGGCCGCCTTGTGACCCCTTCCGCCGGTATGGCAGTCTCCCTCAATAACGCCAGCAGTTTCGTGATCCGTTTTGATCAGATGGGCAGGCCGTTCGGCAGCTGTGCCACGGGTTGTACTCTGCTGGTGAGCGATGGCCGCGAAACCGGCCGCCTCAAGATAGAGTCCGAGGGCTATATCCATGAGAGCCCCTGA
- the mshD gene encoding MSHA fimbrial minor subunit MshD translates to MRAPERGFTLIELIVGIVLLAVALTGILGLLINQAPQAVDPVQQVRAAQLAQRLAGEIQQTSFDEQSDHNGGRYRCGEVVAGVTIQACSTHYGPDGEPAPYMFNDVDDFDTAGSWKDASFYTQTGGIIASDEYRNYQVRIAVSPVDFSDGTFKNTCTAPCSVGKRIDLQVRLPDESVLDFSFYRGNY, encoded by the coding sequence ATGAGAGCCCCTGAGCGCGGTTTTACCCTGATCGAGCTGATCGTCGGCATAGTGCTGCTGGCGGTGGCACTGACCGGCATCCTCGGCCTGTTGATCAATCAGGCTCCCCAGGCGGTGGATCCGGTGCAGCAGGTGCGGGCCGCCCAGCTGGCCCAGCGCCTGGCGGGCGAGATCCAGCAAACATCGTTCGATGAACAGTCGGATCACAACGGTGGCCGTTATCGCTGCGGTGAGGTGGTGGCCGGCGTCACCATTCAGGCCTGCTCGACCCACTATGGCCCGGACGGTGAGCCTGCCCCCTACATGTTCAACGACGTGGACGATTTCGATACTGCTGGCAGCTGGAAAGATGCCAGCTTCTACACCCAGACCGGCGGCATCATCGCCAGCGACGAGTATCGCAACTATCAAGTCCGGATTGCGGTGAGCCCGGTCGACTTCAGTGATGGAACATTCAAAAACACCTGTACTGCCCCCTGTTCGGTGGGCAAGCGCATCGATCTGCAGGTGCGCCTGCCTGACGAGAGCGTGCTCGACTTCTCCTTCTATCGGGGCAACTACTGA